The Candidatus Methylomirabilota bacterium region CGGGGCGGATCGGGGCGTCGTCTTCCAGGAGTACGTCCTGTTTCCCTGGCTCACGGTGGCGGGCAACGTCGAGTTCGGGCTGGCGCTGAAGGATGTGCCGTCGGCGGAGCGGCGACGGATCGTGACGCGCTACCTGGATCTGGTCGGTCTCGGCGCCCACGCCGCCAAGTTTCCCCTTCAGCTCTCCGGCGGGATGAAGCAGCGGGTGGCGATCGCGCGGGCGCTCGCCAACAGCCCCGCGATCATCCTGATGGACGAGCCGTTCGGGGCCCTCGACGCCCAGACGCGCGAGGTGCTGCAAGACGAGCTGTCGCGCATCCAGCGCGTGGAGCACAAGACCATCGTGTTCGTCACCCACTCGATTCGCGAGGCCGTGTACCTGGCCGACCGCGTCGTCGTGATGACGTCGGCGCCGGGACGCATCAAGCAGGTGTTCCAGATCAAGCTGCCCGAGATCCGCGACCGGTTCGCTCCGGAGTTCACCCAGTACGAGAGTGAGATCACCCGTCTGGTCAAAGAAGAAGTCGCCAAGGTCCACGAATGAAGGCGGGGGCGACGCGCGCCGCGGCCCTCCTGGCGGTGCTGGCCGCCTGGGCCGCGGTCGCCTACGGGAACGCGGTGGTGTCGGTCGTGAACCCGGTGCTGCTGCCCACGCCGGTGGAGGTGCTCAGCGTCGCGGTGGAGACCGCGCGCGATGGCCAGCTGCACCGGCACCTCCTCACCTCTCTGGGTCGCGTGGCCGAAGGGTATGGGCTGGCCGCGCTGGCGGCCATCGGACTCGGCGTCCTGGCCGGAATCTGCGTGCCGCTCCGGCTCGTCCTGGAGCCGGTGATCGAGTTCGTGCGGCCGATCCCGCCGCTCGCCTTCCTGCCCATGTTCCTGGTATGGTTCGGTCTCGGCGAGGCTTCCAAAGTCGCCTTCATCGGGTACACGACCTTCTTCCCGATGTTCGTGGCGGTCGCCGCCACCGTCCTCCGGGTGGACACTATGCTACTGCGGGCGGCCGCCAGCCTGGGGGCCTCCCGCCTGGACCTGATCCGGCGCGTGGTGCTCCCCGCCTCGTTGCCGGGCATCATCGTCGCGCTTCGGGTCGGTTTCGGGCTGGCGCTGTTCGTGATCGTGGGCGCCGAGTTCATGGGCGCCGACGCCGGCCTCGGTTACTTGATCATGGAAGGGCGGACATTTTTCAATCCCGCCCAGATCGTCATGGGGGCCCTGGTTCTGGGGCTCCTCGGATCTCTGATCAATGCGCTGCTGCTGGCGGCCGAACGGCGGTTGCTGCGCTGGCGGGCGGCGACCTGACGTGCGACACGCACTGCTCGAAAGGAGCCAACCGATGCGACTCTTGATCGTCCTCCTGGCGTTGCTGGTCAGCCTCGCGGGAGCCGGTGATACTTCCGCCCAGGCCAAGCTCGAGGTCACCGAGGTCGACGCCTGGCTCGTGCGCGATCCTCAGATGTCCTCCCAGTTCGCGGTGGCCGAGCAGCTGGGCTATTTCAAGGCCGAAGGCGTCAAGGTCAACCCGCGCTGGTACATCGCGGGCACCGATCTCCCCTCGATGTGGGGCGCCGGCAACGTCCATCTCGGCACCGCCACCGCGACGATGGTGGTTCCGATCGCCGCGGCCGGGCAGGCCATCTACAACATCGCGCCGCAAAGCGACATCGCCGGCACCCAGCAAGTCGTCCTGGGCAAGAAGGGTCAGGAGCTCGTGCGCTCGCCCAAGGATCTGGAGAAGGTCAAGATCGGGATGCCGAAGGGGGCGTCGGTGACCATGGCGATCCAGGCCATGGCCCGGGACACCGGCGTGGACTTCGCCAAGCTCCAGTTCGTGAACCTGTCGCCGCCCGACGCGATCACGGCGCTGGCCAAAGGCGACATCGACGCCATGGCCGCCTGGGCGCCGTGGGTGTTCAACGCCGTGAAGCAGGCCGGCGGCCAGGTGTACTTCACCGGCAACCGGAGCTTCATCCCGGGCAAGGAAGGCCAGGTCGACTGGCTCCGCGTGCACGCCGGGGTCGTGGTGAGCGGCAAGATGCTGAAGGAGAGTCCGAACACGCTGAAGGCGATCCTCCGCGCGCTGAAGAAGGCGACCGACACGCTGAACACGAATCGCGAGGCCGCCGTGAAGATCGTGGCCAAAGAGATGAAGATGGAGGAAGGGCTCGCCCGCGACATCATGGCTCTCAACATCTACTCCATGGAGATCAACGACAAGATCTACCGTGGCATGGGCGAGTTCGTCGACTTCCTGCACTCGCTGGACCGGATCAAGCAGAAGTTCCCGGCCGAGGGCCTGTTCTACACGAAGCTTCTGGAGGAAGTGGATCCCACGCTCGTGAAGTGGAAGGCCAGGACCGACATCCGCTGAGGGGGTCGCCGTGCCAGGTCACGCGACGCTAGAGGTCGACACGATCGTGCACGGCGGCCGGATCGTGACGGCCGCGGACGTCTATGAGGCGGCGGTGGCGATCCGGGGCGAGAAGATCGTGGCGATTGGTCCGCCCGACGCCTTGCCGCCGGCCGCGCGCTCCATCGACGCCCGCGGCAAGTACGTCCTGCCGGGGGCGATCGACTGTCACATCCATCTGGGGCCCGAGCACGACGACTGGCGGGGAGGCCCGATCGCCGCCGCCCATGCCGGCCTGACCACGCTGCTGGGGTTCGGCCTCTACGACGACCGGGCCCAGGAGACGCTCCCGCACGCCATCAAGCGCCTCCGAGATGAGACCGGGCAGCAGTCCGTCCTCGACTTCGGCTTCCACTTCATCCTCATGAACCAGCCCTACATCCTGGATGGTCTGGCCGAGGCCTTCCAGATGGGGGTCACCTCCTTCAAGATGTTCATGACCTACAAGAAGCGCCCGCCGCGAATGTGTTCCGACGACTTCATCGGCCGGGCCATGGAGATCATCGCCGCCCAGGGTGGGGTGACCCAACTGCACTGCGAGAACGGCGACGTCCTGGACTATCTGGAGAACAAGGCGATCGCCGAGGGGCGCGTGGACCCTCGCCACTTCGGGCCGACCTGTCCCGACTGGGCCGAAGAGGAGGCCATCAACCGGGCCATCAAGATCGGGGCGATGACGGGCTCGCCCGTCTACGTCGTGCACCTGAGCACGCGCCTGGGCCTGGAGCGCATCAAGCAGGCCCAGGCCGAGGGCCGGCGCGTGTGGACGGAGACCTGCCCGCAGTACCTGCTCCTGACCGACCAGGAGATGGAGCGCTGGGGCCCCCTCGCCAAGATCGGACCGCCGCTGCGCCGGGCCGACGGCCCGGATCGCGAGGCTCTGTGGGCGGGGACGGCGCAGGGCTACATCGCGACCGTCGGCAGTGATCACGCGCCGCGATCGAAGGCGGCCAAGGAGCCCGGGTGGAAGAACATCTTCGTGGACCCCGAGGGTAAGCCGATCCCGTTCGGGAGCCCGTCGGTGGAAACGATGGTCCCGCTGATGTACAGCGAAGGCGTCGTCAAACGCGGGCTGCCGATTTCCTGGATGGCGCGGGTGCTGGCAGAGAACCCGGCCCGCATCTTCGGCCTCTATCCGCGGAAGGGCGTGATCCAGGTCGGCGCCGACGCCGATCTGCTCATCCTCGACCCCGAGCCCGAGACCACCATCAACGTGGCCGACCATCATGGGATGGCGGGCTTCACGCTGTACGAGGGATGGAAGGTGCGCGGGCGGCCGTGGATGACGCTGCTCAGGGGTCGCGTGCTGCTGAACCAGGGGAAGCTCGAACAGGCGCCCGGCTACGGGCGTTATCTCTCCCGAGGCCGTCCGGTACCGCCCATCGGCGGCGCGGTTCGGTAGCGAGCGCGGCCACGGACTATCTCGATCGTCTCGCCCGGTTGGTCCGGCGAACCCGCTTCGCCGATCTGAGCGAGGGGGCGGTGGCCGCCGCCAAGGACGTCACGCTCGACACGGTCGGCGCGATTCTGGCCGGCAGTCGGCTCCCGGAGAATGCGCGGCTCGCCCGGCTGGCGGCCGACCGGTCGGGTCCGAGAACCGCCACCCTGATCGGTCATCCCTGGCGGGCCGAGCCCATGCTGGCGGCGCTGGCCAACGGCACCGCCGGCGTCTCGCTGGAGGTGGACGAGGGCAACCGCTTCGGCGGCGGCCACCCCGCGGTTCACGTGCTCCCGGCGGCGCTCGCCGTCGGCGAGGAGGTCGGCGCCGACGGCCGACGGCTCATCGAAAGTCTGGTGGCCGGCTACGAGATCACCTCGCGCCTCGGTGGCGCCACCCGAATCCGGGCCAACGTTCACTCTCATGGGACCTGGGGAACGATCGGGGCCGCGGTGGCGGTCGCCCGGCTCCTCGACCGCGACGAGCCCGCCATTCGCGGCACGATGAACCTGGCCGCCTCGATGAGCCCGGCGAACTCCTGGACTCCCTGCTTCGAAGGGGCGACCATCCGGAACCTCTACCCGGGGCGCGCGGGGCTCCAGGGCATCCTCGCCGGGCACCTCCTCGACTGCGGCTACACCGGCCTCGCGGACGGGCCGGCGGACGTCTATGGGACGATCCTCGGCGACGGCTTCGATGCCGCCAGCGCCGTCGCGGACCTCGGCACGGATGACCGCCCCCAGGTGTTCCGCATCGAGCGCAACTACTTCAAGTTCCACGCGTGCTGTCTCTACAACCATCCCGCGCTGGACGCCGTGCAGGCCCTCGCGCGCGCCGAGCGGGTCCTTCCCGAGACCATCGCCCGGATCACCGTCACGTCGGTCCCGTTCGTGGCGCGGATGGCGAACCCCGCCCCCGCCAACATGCTGGCGGCGAAGTTCTCGGTCCCGTATGCGGTGGCGGCGGCGGTGGTGACGGGCGCGACCGACGTCGCGGCCTTCCTCGACTCGGCCCGCCAGGACCCGCGGATCGCCGACCTCGCCCGGCGGGTGGAGGTGCGGGGGGACGCGACGATGTCGATGCGCGACGCCGACCAGCCGACCGCCCGCGTGTCGATCACGCTTGAGAGCGGCCGGGTGCTGACGCGCGAGACGACCGTGGTCCGGGGCGATGCTGCCAACCCGGTCTCGCGCCCTGAGCGGATCGACAAGTTCATGACGCTCGCTCCCCCGGCGCTCGGCGCCGGGCGAGCCCGACAGGTCGTCGATGCCGTCGACCGGCTGGATCGGCTCAAGGATTTGAGGGAGCTCACCGAATTGCTAGGAGGAGGAGCATGCTCGACCTGATCATTCGCGGCGGGCAGGTCGTGACGCCTCAGGGCGTCGGCCAGTGGGACATCGGGGTCCGGGGCGAGCAGATCGTGTCGGTGGCCGCCCCGGGCGCGCTGCCGGAGTCCGGCCGGGTGGTCGACGCGACGGGCAGGATCGTGGTGCCCGGCGGCGTCGAGCCCCATACGCATCTGGCGCACTTCATCGCGATGCGCCCCGAGGAAAACCTCTACACCCTGGGGCCGGAGGAGGACACCCGGGGGATGCTCTTCGGGGGGACCACGACCCACGTGGACTTCTGCTTCGTGCGGCCGGGAACCGACGTCGCCACCGCCATCGAGCAGCGCGCGGCGCGGTGGAAGGGGAACTCCTACGTCGACTACACGTTTCACGTGGCCCTCCAGGGTCTGCTGCCTCTGAAGATTTTCGACCAGCTGGCCGAGGCCATCCAGCAGGGATTCCCCAGCTTCAAGGTCTTCACCGCCGACGTCTTGCCGCCGCATCCGAAGCGCCACCCCTATCGGCTCGACTTCGGGCGGATCCAGCTGGCCATGGAGAAGGTGGCGGCTCACAACGGCATCATGGTGGTGCACGCCGAGGACCACGACATCGTGCAGTTCAACTACGAACGGTTCAGAGACGAAGGCCGGATGGACGGCTGGAACCTGGCCCTCGTCCACAACAAGCTTTCGGAGCAGCTGTCCTTCCGGCGAACCATCCAGCTGGCCGAGGCGACGGGCGCCGCCGTCTACTTCGTCCACACCTCGGCCAAGGAGGGCGTGGAGGCCGTCGGCGAGGCCCGCGCCAAGGGGCGCCCCATCTACGCCGAGACGCTTCACCATTACGCCTGCTTCACCGCCGAGGACTACAAGAAACCGCGCGGCTTCTGTTACCACACCTACCCGTCACTCAAGTACCCCGAGGATCAGGCGGCCCTCTGGCAGGGCCTGATCGGGGACGGCGTCTCGACGACGGCCACGGACGAGTACCCGACCTCGCTCGAGCTCAAGCTCCGCGGCAAGACCATCGAGGACGTGACCGGGGGCAATCTCGGCGCCGAGGCGCGGATGGGCATCATCTTCACCGAGGGCGTGATGAAACGACGCATGTCCCTCGAGCGCTTCGCCCAGGTGACCTCGAGCAACGCGGCCAGGATCCTCGGCCTCTATCCGCGCAAGGGCGTGATCGCCGCCGGCAGCGACGCTGATCTCGTGCTCATCGACCCGACGATCACGAAGGCGCTCACGCGCGACGACTTCCACGTGAGCGACTACAGCCCCTGGGAGGGATGGGAGGTCCGGGGCTGGCCGGTGAC contains the following coding sequences:
- a CDS encoding ABC transporter ATP-binding protein; protein product: MIPGQAKIHIQRVSKAFALEGRQAPALVDIELEVAEREFLCVLGPSGCGKSTLLNIVAGFVQPTGGTVLVDGRPIAGPGADRGVVFQEYVLFPWLTVAGNVEFGLALKDVPSAERRRIVTRYLDLVGLGAHAAKFPLQLSGGMKQRVAIARALANSPAIILMDEPFGALDAQTREVLQDELSRIQRVEHKTIVFVTHSIREAVYLADRVVVMTSAPGRIKQVFQIKLPEIRDRFAPEFTQYESEITRLVKEEVAKVHE
- a CDS encoding ABC transporter permease, encoding MKAGATRAAALLAVLAAWAAVAYGNAVVSVVNPVLLPTPVEVLSVAVETARDGQLHRHLLTSLGRVAEGYGLAALAAIGLGVLAGICVPLRLVLEPVIEFVRPIPPLAFLPMFLVWFGLGEASKVAFIGYTTFFPMFVAVAATVLRVDTMLLRAAASLGASRLDLIRRVVLPASLPGIIVALRVGFGLALFVIVGAEFMGADAGLGYLIMEGRTFFNPAQIVMGALVLGLLGSLINALLLAAERRLLRWRAAT
- a CDS encoding ABC transporter substrate-binding protein codes for the protein MRLLIVLLALLVSLAGAGDTSAQAKLEVTEVDAWLVRDPQMSSQFAVAEQLGYFKAEGVKVNPRWYIAGTDLPSMWGAGNVHLGTATATMVVPIAAAGQAIYNIAPQSDIAGTQQVVLGKKGQELVRSPKDLEKVKIGMPKGASVTMAIQAMARDTGVDFAKLQFVNLSPPDAITALAKGDIDAMAAWAPWVFNAVKQAGGQVYFTGNRSFIPGKEGQVDWLRVHAGVVVSGKMLKESPNTLKAILRALKKATDTLNTNREAAVKIVAKEMKMEEGLARDIMALNIYSMEINDKIYRGMGEFVDFLHSLDRIKQKFPAEGLFYTKLLEEVDPTLVKWKARTDIR
- a CDS encoding amidohydrolase family protein, which codes for MPGHATLEVDTIVHGGRIVTAADVYEAAVAIRGEKIVAIGPPDALPPAARSIDARGKYVLPGAIDCHIHLGPEHDDWRGGPIAAAHAGLTTLLGFGLYDDRAQETLPHAIKRLRDETGQQSVLDFGFHFILMNQPYILDGLAEAFQMGVTSFKMFMTYKKRPPRMCSDDFIGRAMEIIAAQGGVTQLHCENGDVLDYLENKAIAEGRVDPRHFGPTCPDWAEEEAINRAIKIGAMTGSPVYVVHLSTRLGLERIKQAQAEGRRVWTETCPQYLLLTDQEMERWGPLAKIGPPLRRADGPDREALWAGTAQGYIATVGSDHAPRSKAAKEPGWKNIFVDPEGKPIPFGSPSVETMVPLMYSEGVVKRGLPISWMARVLAENPARIFGLYPRKGVIQVGADADLLILDPEPETTINVADHHGMAGFTLYEGWKVRGRPWMTLLRGRVLLNQGKLEQAPGYGRYLSRGRPVPPIGGAVR
- a CDS encoding MmgE/PrpD family protein, with the translated sequence MVRRTRFADLSEGAVAAAKDVTLDTVGAILAGSRLPENARLARLAADRSGPRTATLIGHPWRAEPMLAALANGTAGVSLEVDEGNRFGGGHPAVHVLPAALAVGEEVGADGRRLIESLVAGYEITSRLGGATRIRANVHSHGTWGTIGAAVAVARLLDRDEPAIRGTMNLAASMSPANSWTPCFEGATIRNLYPGRAGLQGILAGHLLDCGYTGLADGPADVYGTILGDGFDAASAVADLGTDDRPQVFRIERNYFKFHACCLYNHPALDAVQALARAERVLPETIARITVTSVPFVARMANPAPANMLAAKFSVPYAVAAAVVTGATDVAAFLDSARQDPRIADLARRVEVRGDATMSMRDADQPTARVSITLESGRVLTRETTVVRGDAANPVSRPERIDKFMTLAPPALGAGRARQVVDAVDRLDRLKDLRELTELLGGGACST
- a CDS encoding amidohydrolase family protein → MLDLIIRGGQVVTPQGVGQWDIGVRGEQIVSVAAPGALPESGRVVDATGRIVVPGGVEPHTHLAHFIAMRPEENLYTLGPEEDTRGMLFGGTTTHVDFCFVRPGTDVATAIEQRAARWKGNSYVDYTFHVALQGLLPLKIFDQLAEAIQQGFPSFKVFTADVLPPHPKRHPYRLDFGRIQLAMEKVAAHNGIMVVHAEDHDIVQFNYERFRDEGRMDGWNLALVHNKLSEQLSFRRTIQLAEATGAAVYFVHTSAKEGVEAVGEARAKGRPIYAETLHHYACFTAEDYKKPRGFCYHTYPSLKYPEDQAALWQGLIGDGVSTTATDEYPTSLELKLRGKTIEDVTGGNLGAEARMGIIFTEGVMKRRMSLERFAQVTSSNAARILGLYPRKGVIAAGSDADLVLIDPTITKALTRDDFHVSDYSPWEGWEVRGWPVTTILRGKVIVDNGRLVADTRDGRLIPRRIAAEVLQRPVC